Genomic segment of Ardenticatena maritima:
TACGAGGGGGAATCGTCGCTGACGCTTCGTGAGGCGCTTGCACCGAATGAAGAAGGAGAACGCCCCTTCAGCATCAGCCTTTTCATCGGTCCAGAAGGTGGGTTTGAAGAAGAGGAAGTTCAGTTGGCGCGACAAGCGGGGGCGGCGGTTGTCACGTTGGGCAAGCGTATTTTGCGCGCTGAAACGGCTGCCATTGCCGCGACAACGGCGATTTTGTATGAGTTGGGTGAGTGGGAGTAGCGCGCCCTTTCCTGGAAAACGCGCTCCCCTTCACCGCACATGCTCGTCAAAAAACGCCAGGACGCGCGTCATGAACAAATCCCACGTCTCACCCTGAAAGTTGTGCGGTGCGCCCGGATACGCATAAAACTCCACCTCTTTCCCCGCCGCCACCAACGCATCACGCAGCCGCTCGCTCCACGCAAACGGCACCTGCTCGTCAAAAGTGCCGTGATGAATTTGCACAGGCGCTTGCACCCATTCCAGATACTCGATAGCGGACATCTTGCGGTAGGCGTCGGGGCGTTCGTCGGGGCTACCGTACTGCGCCGCCAGGCGTTCCATCTCCGGGCGGTTCCACATGCGGTGAATGTGCCGCCAGTTGTCCGCCATGTCGCCGCTCATCGCGCCGTACAGCACCACCGCATCAACCCACTCCGGCCGAATCACCATGACGTTGATCGTGATACCGCCCCCCATGCTGTGCCCCCACACACCAACCCGCGAGGCGTCTGCCTGGGGGAGACTGGGGACACTCGCCAGCAAGTTCAGCACATCCACCACGTAGCCCATGCGGAAATCGTTTGGTCCTTCGTCACTGCCTGCGTAATTGCGATAATCGGGCGCAATGGTGAGAAAACCCGCACGTGCAAGCGCATCCGCCGCACGGAGCGTACCGTAGCCTGTCTGGTA
This window contains:
- a CDS encoding alpha/beta hydrolase family protein, yielding MWKTLCAVAVVWVVLGVGCRATPPPEPSPTALAVRPTIAPTLPATPTATPSPLPTATLTPPPSPTPSPTPSPSPTPDPLAPFFIETLRARTYEGGTIELTALLAQTDAFDRYLIRYPSDGLTITGYANIPHGEGPFPVIVLNHGYFDPAIYQTGYGTLRAADALARAGFLTIAPDYRNYAGSDEGPNDFRMGYVVDVLNLLASVPSLPQADASRVGVWGHSMGGGITINVMVIRPEWVDAVVLYGAMSGDMADNWRHIHRMWNRPEMERLAAQYGSPDERPDAYRKMSAIEYLEWVQAPVQIHHGTFDEQVPFAWSERLRDALVAAGKEVEFYAYPGAPHNFQGETWDLFMTRVLAFFDEHVR